The proteins below are encoded in one region of Poecile atricapillus isolate bPoeAtr1 chromosome 33, bPoeAtr1.hap1, whole genome shotgun sequence:
- the TUFT1 gene encoding tuftelin isoform X3 → MNGLQGWAALLEKAQELSMRRPTEFLEFSSLENSPGSLENSGGDPKSAWNPEEAGPGLRLRLPRDPPGDRPKQKPVGRAFAMVAKRSDGNSLASECVKSKDGDEEIIKVYLKTRSDHEEPVTQLKSEVRHIQERWQEQLRERAERAERGRRQAEQEAAERELKVQELQRLLENTEKEQRDLRERLELGQAELRRLREAEGTRAAQQERSSQLEKEVATLREKIHHLDDMLKSQQRKVRQMIEQLQNSKSVIQAKDAAIQELKERVSYLEAENLEMHDRIEHLIEKQVSRAGSGARSRSRSEYVSSKRLPKPLPLIRVVET, encoded by the exons ATGAACGGGCTCCAGGGCTGGGCCGCGCTCCTGGAAAAGGCG caggagctgagcatgAGGCGTCCCacggaattcctggaattttccagcctggaaaactcccctggatccctggaaaattccggaggggaccccaaatctgcctggAATCCAGAG gaggccgggccggggctgaggcTGCGCctgcccagggacccccccggggATCGGCCCAAACAGAAG CCGGTGGGAAGAGCCTTTGCCATGGTGGCCAAAAGATCCGACGGGAATTCCTTGGCCTCGGAATGCGTCAAATCCAAGGATGGAGACGAGGAGATCATCAAG gTTTATCTCAAGACTCGCTCCGACCACGAGGAGCCGGTGACGCAGCTCAAGAGCGAAGTCCGGCACATCCAGGAg cgctggcaggagcagctgcgGGAGCGGGCGGAGCGGGCGGAGCGCGGGCGGCGCCAGGCGGAGCAGGAAGCGGCCGAGAGGGAGCTGAAGgtgcaggagctccagaggcTCCTGGAGAACACGGAAAAG GAGCAGCGGGATCTCCGGGAGCgcctggagctgggccaggccgaGCTGAGGAGGCTCCGCGAGGCCGAGGGGACCCGGGCGGCCCAGCAGGAGCG ctcatcccagctggaaaaggagGTGGCGACGCTCCGGGAGAAAATTCATCACCTGGACGACATGCTGAAGAGTCAGCAGCGCAAAGTGCGCCAGATGATCGAGCAG CTGCAGAATTCCAAGAGCGTGATCCAGGCCAAGGACGCGGCGAtccaggagctgaaggaaagAGTTTCGTACCTGGAAGCGGAG AATTTGGAGATGCACGACCGGATCGAGCACCTGATCGAGAAACAAGTGAGCAGGGCCGGGAGCGGAGCCCGGAGTCGATCCCGATCCGAATACGTCAGCAG caaacGCCTCCCGAAGCCGCTGCCCCTGATCCGAGTGGTGGAAACctga
- the TUFT1 gene encoding tuftelin isoform X2 encodes MNGLQGWAALLEKAELSMRRPTEFLEFSSLENSPGSLENSGGDPKSAWNPEEAGPGLRLRLPRDPPGDRPKQKPVGRAFAMVAKRSDGNSLASECVKSKDGDEEIIKVYLKTRSDHEEPVTQLKSEVRHIQEVVLESNRSCSCPGNSQENPRWQEQLRERAERAERGRRQAEQEAAERELKVQELQRLLENTEKEQRDLRERLELGQAELRRLREAEGTRAAQQERSSQLEKEVATLREKIHHLDDMLKSQQRKVRQMIEQLQNSKSVIQAKDAAIQELKERVSYLEAENLEMHDRIEHLIEKQVSRAGSGARSRSRSEYVSSKRLPKPLPLIRVVET; translated from the exons ATGAACGGGCTCCAGGGCTGGGCCGCGCTCCTGGAAAAGGCG gagctgagcatgAGGCGTCCCacggaattcctggaattttccagcctggaaaactcccctggatccctggaaaattccggaggggaccccaaatctgcctggAATCCAGAG gaggccgggccggggctgaggcTGCGCctgcccagggacccccccggggATCGGCCCAAACAGAAG CCGGTGGGAAGAGCCTTTGCCATGGTGGCCAAAAGATCCGACGGGAATTCCTTGGCCTCGGAATGCGTCAAATCCAAGGATGGAGACGAGGAGATCATCAAG gTTTATCTCAAGACTCGCTCCGACCACGAGGAGCCGGTGACGCAGCTCAAGAGCGAAGTCCGGCACATCCAGGAg GTGGTGCTGGAGAGCAACAGGAGCTGTTCCTGCCCtggaaattcccaggaaaatccg cgctggcaggagcagctgcgGGAGCGGGCGGAGCGGGCGGAGCGCGGGCGGCGCCAGGCGGAGCAGGAAGCGGCCGAGAGGGAGCTGAAGgtgcaggagctccagaggcTCCTGGAGAACACGGAAAAG GAGCAGCGGGATCTCCGGGAGCgcctggagctgggccaggccgaGCTGAGGAGGCTCCGCGAGGCCGAGGGGACCCGGGCGGCCCAGCAGGAGCG ctcatcccagctggaaaaggagGTGGCGACGCTCCGGGAGAAAATTCATCACCTGGACGACATGCTGAAGAGTCAGCAGCGCAAAGTGCGCCAGATGATCGAGCAG CTGCAGAATTCCAAGAGCGTGATCCAGGCCAAGGACGCGGCGAtccaggagctgaaggaaagAGTTTCGTACCTGGAAGCGGAG AATTTGGAGATGCACGACCGGATCGAGCACCTGATCGAGAAACAAGTGAGCAGGGCCGGGAGCGGAGCCCGGAGTCGATCCCGATCCGAATACGTCAGCAG caaacGCCTCCCGAAGCCGCTGCCCCTGATCCGAGTGGTGGAAACctga
- the TUFT1 gene encoding tuftelin isoform X1 produces MNGLQGWAALLEKAQELSMRRPTEFLEFSSLENSPGSLENSGGDPKSAWNPEEAGPGLRLRLPRDPPGDRPKQKPVGRAFAMVAKRSDGNSLASECVKSKDGDEEIIKVYLKTRSDHEEPVTQLKSEVRHIQEVVLESNRSCSCPGNSQENPRWQEQLRERAERAERGRRQAEQEAAERELKVQELQRLLENTEKEQRDLRERLELGQAELRRLREAEGTRAAQQERSSQLEKEVATLREKIHHLDDMLKSQQRKVRQMIEQLQNSKSVIQAKDAAIQELKERVSYLEAENLEMHDRIEHLIEKQVSRAGSGARSRSRSEYVSSKRLPKPLPLIRVVET; encoded by the exons ATGAACGGGCTCCAGGGCTGGGCCGCGCTCCTGGAAAAGGCG caggagctgagcatgAGGCGTCCCacggaattcctggaattttccagcctggaaaactcccctggatccctggaaaattccggaggggaccccaaatctgcctggAATCCAGAG gaggccgggccggggctgaggcTGCGCctgcccagggacccccccggggATCGGCCCAAACAGAAG CCGGTGGGAAGAGCCTTTGCCATGGTGGCCAAAAGATCCGACGGGAATTCCTTGGCCTCGGAATGCGTCAAATCCAAGGATGGAGACGAGGAGATCATCAAG gTTTATCTCAAGACTCGCTCCGACCACGAGGAGCCGGTGACGCAGCTCAAGAGCGAAGTCCGGCACATCCAGGAg GTGGTGCTGGAGAGCAACAGGAGCTGTTCCTGCCCtggaaattcccaggaaaatccg cgctggcaggagcagctgcgGGAGCGGGCGGAGCGGGCGGAGCGCGGGCGGCGCCAGGCGGAGCAGGAAGCGGCCGAGAGGGAGCTGAAGgtgcaggagctccagaggcTCCTGGAGAACACGGAAAAG GAGCAGCGGGATCTCCGGGAGCgcctggagctgggccaggccgaGCTGAGGAGGCTCCGCGAGGCCGAGGGGACCCGGGCGGCCCAGCAGGAGCG ctcatcccagctggaaaaggagGTGGCGACGCTCCGGGAGAAAATTCATCACCTGGACGACATGCTGAAGAGTCAGCAGCGCAAAGTGCGCCAGATGATCGAGCAG CTGCAGAATTCCAAGAGCGTGATCCAGGCCAAGGACGCGGCGAtccaggagctgaaggaaagAGTTTCGTACCTGGAAGCGGAG AATTTGGAGATGCACGACCGGATCGAGCACCTGATCGAGAAACAAGTGAGCAGGGCCGGGAGCGGAGCCCGGAGTCGATCCCGATCCGAATACGTCAGCAG caaacGCCTCCCGAAGCCGCTGCCCCTGATCCGAGTGGTGGAAACctga
- the TUFT1 gene encoding tuftelin isoform X4 has product MNGLQGWAALLEKAEAGPGLRLRLPRDPPGDRPKQKPVGRAFAMVAKRSDGNSLASECVKSKDGDEEIIKVYLKTRSDHEEPVTQLKSEVRHIQEVVLESNRSCSCPGNSQENPRWQEQLRERAERAERGRRQAEQEAAERELKVQELQRLLENTEKEQRDLRERLELGQAELRRLREAEGTRAAQQERSSQLEKEVATLREKIHHLDDMLKSQQRKVRQMIEQLQNSKSVIQAKDAAIQELKERVSYLEAENLEMHDRIEHLIEKQVSRAGSGARSRSRSEYVSSKRLPKPLPLIRVVET; this is encoded by the exons ATGAACGGGCTCCAGGGCTGGGCCGCGCTCCTGGAAAAGGCG gaggccgggccggggctgaggcTGCGCctgcccagggacccccccggggATCGGCCCAAACAGAAG CCGGTGGGAAGAGCCTTTGCCATGGTGGCCAAAAGATCCGACGGGAATTCCTTGGCCTCGGAATGCGTCAAATCCAAGGATGGAGACGAGGAGATCATCAAG gTTTATCTCAAGACTCGCTCCGACCACGAGGAGCCGGTGACGCAGCTCAAGAGCGAAGTCCGGCACATCCAGGAg GTGGTGCTGGAGAGCAACAGGAGCTGTTCCTGCCCtggaaattcccaggaaaatccg cgctggcaggagcagctgcgGGAGCGGGCGGAGCGGGCGGAGCGCGGGCGGCGCCAGGCGGAGCAGGAAGCGGCCGAGAGGGAGCTGAAGgtgcaggagctccagaggcTCCTGGAGAACACGGAAAAG GAGCAGCGGGATCTCCGGGAGCgcctggagctgggccaggccgaGCTGAGGAGGCTCCGCGAGGCCGAGGGGACCCGGGCGGCCCAGCAGGAGCG ctcatcccagctggaaaaggagGTGGCGACGCTCCGGGAGAAAATTCATCACCTGGACGACATGCTGAAGAGTCAGCAGCGCAAAGTGCGCCAGATGATCGAGCAG CTGCAGAATTCCAAGAGCGTGATCCAGGCCAAGGACGCGGCGAtccaggagctgaaggaaagAGTTTCGTACCTGGAAGCGGAG AATTTGGAGATGCACGACCGGATCGAGCACCTGATCGAGAAACAAGTGAGCAGGGCCGGGAGCGGAGCCCGGAGTCGATCCCGATCCGAATACGTCAGCAG caaacGCCTCCCGAAGCCGCTGCCCCTGATCCGAGTGGTGGAAACctga